aataataataataatagaaactaTATAGAGCAGAGTATGTTCTAATCTTGGAATTATCCATCTCCCGTGAGTGACACAGAATTAAGttctttgtttcatattttaaatcatgtgtttATACTTACTttagtacatttttcttttactcctaacaatatattatttgaatataATTGAAACAATCTACTAGTGGTTATtgctttctaaattttaattttaataaataaaatgaaacaaattcttcatttaaatttaataaataggATTAAATGATGAGTTTTACCTTTACTTTTAGTACTTTATCCTTCTTCATTGCTATATGCATGAGTAGACtgattttttcatttaaatttcaaattattaacTTGTTCTATTAACCCACTGTACTGTTAGAAATATCTTTACAGTATCTCTGGTATTTTGTGTTTTACtaatcaattattattattattattattattattattagatttgtTTTTGACTGAAAATtaaattgttaatttttatattctaatGTACAAATGAGTGAAAATTCAATACATACATTTTGTATAGTATATAAATGGCGTTAACCTATTTAAGATTAATCCCTATCTTCTCACAGTTCACTATTTGCCAAGCAGAAAATATGGAGCTGTTTTATTTTAGGTCATGGACATATTCTGTACATAATAACATCCTCAACTTAACCTATGGTAGGGTCTGTTATAGTTCTGTGATTCTCAATTGTAAACTTAAATTCTTGAGAGTTTTTCCAGTTCTTTTGgatcaagatttatttttattattttattatttattatttatattaatattttataatatttaatatatttatatttattattggcTGTGTCAGGCTATCTTCATTTTTCCCTGGCTTCATCCCATGTCTGTATGAGCATATTCtcaatttactttatttattggTCATCCATAAAGTACCTCAGgtcctttttatcatttttgactCAATTagttaacttttaatattttaaattactttatataCACTGAGACAGAGAAGTAGGAGAGTTAAGTAACATGTGCAATGTTTCTTTAGTTGTATATACAGgacacaaatatttataattttgctaATCATTTATAATAAAGACAGTTATGTCAGAACAAATGTTTTTGACTCTGGTCTTAATATTTCACTATTTTGTAAGAATTTGTGTGTATCAAAAATCTATCtgtgtatttctgttttcttccttatatttgttaatatttatatcATTTGTACTCTACATTCATAGAAATTAATTCAATGTTCTAACAGTTCTTGTGTTGCAGCACAGATGGTCCTAACTGTGAAAGGAATCCAATATAAAAATGCCACAGAAGTGACAGAATTTATCCTTTTGGGCCTCTCAGACAATCCAGACCTGCAAGGTGTCCTCTTTGCATTATTCCTGCTCATCTACATGATGACACTGGTGGGTAATTTGGGCATGATGACCCTGATTAAGATTGATCGCAGTCTGCACACACCTATGTACTTTTTTCTCAGCAGCCTTTCTTTTGTTGatacctcttcctcttctacagTCACCCCTAAAATGCTGCTGAACCTCGTGGCTGAGGATAAGAGCATTTCCTTCAATGGGTGTGCTACCCAGTTCTTCTTCTTTGGCTCCTTTTTGGGAACTGAATGCTTCCTGCTAGCCatgatggcctatgaccgctatgcaGCCATCTGGAGTCCCCTGCTATACCCAGTTCTTATGTCTGGGAGAATTTGTTTCATGTTGGTGTCTACTTCATTCCTAGCAGGCTTTGGCAATGCAGCCATCCACACAGGGATGACTTTCAGACTGTCCTTTTGTGGCTCTAATAAGATCAATCATTTCTATTGTGACACCCCACCACTGCTCAAACTCTCTTGCTCTGACATCCATATCAATGGCATTGTGATCATGGTCTTTTCCAGTTTTACTGTTCTTATCTGTGTCTTGATTGTTCTGATTTCTTACCTGTGCATCCTCATTGCCATATTGAAGATGCCTTCTGCAGAGGGAAGACACAAAGCCTTCTCCACCTGTGCCTCCCACCTCATGGCTGTCACCATCTTCTTTGGTTCAATTCTCTTTATGTACTTGCGACCTACTACTAGCTACTCTATGGAGCAGGACAAAATTGTCTCTGTGTTTTATACAGTAGTGATTCCCATGCTCAATCCTCTCATCTACAGTTTAAAAAATAGAGACGTGAAAGAGGCagtaaaaaaaatcttacagaaaCATATTCTATAAAGCTATGTTTTCCATCCTTCTGTTATGCTGGgtataatagatttttaaatatgctACCTGATTTCTTAAGTTGTTTCTATGTGCTCAAGATGATGTATTATAATTACACATCTTGATCTCCTCCATGTCATAAAGATGTCTATTGAAGccacaaatacatattttaggtAAATGATGTTCAGTGTTTTAGAGAATGAGCTATCTTTCCAAGGCAAATATTTTTGTATAGTCAATGTCTATGTGAAGAATAGTTGCAAATTTTGAGTTGCCCAATTATATGGtatgtgaaaaataaatctttcaaccATGATAGACACAACTGACTATCAGACATTCATTACCAATATCAACTCCATTTTCTCATATGACTATGAAGAATACAATATGTAATACAGACACTTTTCCCAGATGTTATTATAGAATTTGAACTGCAGAAATAATGTGGAAATATTTGagtcttttaaaacagaattcaaTGTTTTACCTCTATTCCTTTCAGAATGTCATGGAGTTCTtataaaaatttgtaaaatgaTATGGGAATTATGTTATTTATTGGGGTAGAAGAAAATCAATGTGGGAACAATTTGACAACTAACATCTGTGTTAATAGCAAATGTTTCATCCATGCTTCTTTCAAATATATCAACCACTTCAGTCCATGAAGAAAAACATTACTATGTCATATGATTTACATGATAGTGTCTTATCTCTGAAAATAAATTTAGAGAGTATTGTTGACAATTTACCTCATCCAGGCAATATTTCATAGTCTCCTAATATCAATTTCACTTAATGTATAATTTTTTCAGTTAGCGAGATTTCTTTCCttactttaataaaaaataaagacttataataataaatacatttttcagaTCATTATAGACATATTCTTACCAAAGAAGATGAATTACTCCTGACATGATTGTATACCTTCATTACTTAACTTTGACATAATCTACATTAAAATCACAATTATACttttttcctataatttaaaAGTCAACCAGAGCTTCAGTGTCTTATTTTTGTGATGTTTCTTGACATACATAGAATAAGTATAGCTTACTTGAACTATTTCTGGTCTCTGCAATACAGCCACAGCCACTATGAATTCATTTCTTTAGCACTCCTGTTATGTCCAGTAAATCACATTTTAGTGAATATGCCTAGTACCTCTGACTCTGGTAATCTTTCATCGATTTCTTCtccaatgatccctgagccttaatgGGAGGGAGTGTGATATAGACATTCCATTTGGTATAGCATTTCAGCCTCTTATTCTCACATGTTGACCAGTTGAGAATCTCTGTTTAATCtctatctaattaaaaagaagctTCACTAATAAGGATTGAACTTAGGGAAAAGGTTATCAATATATTCAGTTAGCAGAGAAGTAGTGCCAGGTTATGCCTTATGCTTATATGTTCATCAGCTATGTGTGATTGATGAAGTTAACAATAGTAATCTTGTGAACAAGCTTTTAGTCAAATTGGAAAATGTTTGGTTTCTACCATAACATTCATgccatttatttataaaaatagttttcagtgttttacatgcttaaaaattatgttttgcCATTTAATTTAAAGTCTCTGtgataaacaatattttatttgtttcagagaagaaatataatttgaaaatgattAGCTTCCTTTTTCTCATCACCATAATGCTAAATATCCAAAGGGTAATTTGATTTGTTTgactgtgagaaagaaaaaaatatttttacatcaaaTTTGTATAGatattattatttagaaaaacaaaaaaatatggaGTTCAATGAATTTCAAGAAATGGGTAACAAGTAAAGGATTGTGTTTTCACCCTATTCTTTTCAGTAATCTTTCCTCAAATCTGTCATTTATCTTACCTTATCCTTTAGTCCCATGGGATGACTTCTCCCTAATGAGTACAAAGAAAAACGAGAGACTAGGTAGACTCTCTTACTAGTTCACTAAATATACAAAACATCATCTAactatattttgtctttctttattgAAATTAATAGATAAAACAGCTCATATACATatagagagaaggggggagagaataAGGGGAGAGGTTGTTTACATATTAGGTATGTTAGGGAGCGATTTTGACCTCACAGGTGAATACAACTCCTCACAGCATCAAATTAAGATTATGCCTTTGAGAatcaaagaatatttaaattgatCTTTAAAGGTATCTTTAGACAGGGAATTATATCAGGAAAATTCATTATAAATCTTCCTTCTTTGTAGGATGTGCAGTAAGTCAGTATTTGCAGGTAGGTTAAATTCTGTATttgatttctaaaatatatttgtgtgtttacatataaatTGTTATACATTATTGTGGAAAATATATTGTCAATTGCTCTTGACCATTTTATTCATATGTGGATATATACATAAACTCTGATGTGTCTGCTGTATGTGTGAGAAGAAAGTATGCAATATATTTAAAGTTAGTAGTGGAGCAATTTTATCACAAAGTAACAGATGCATAGAAGTCCTAGATGGTAAATCAAACTGACATTGACACCATATTTAAGAACcttcagaaataaatgaatataagaatattttatgtacacatgcacacacaaattgcACACTGTAATGAACCTTATTCTAGACACTTGAATATTTTTTGACTGTTCAATTACTCCCTCTAAGGAACATTTT
The DNA window shown above is from Mus pahari chromosome 3, PAHARI_EIJ_v1.1, whole genome shotgun sequence and carries:
- the LOC110319505 gene encoding olfactory receptor 1020-like — its product is MVLTVKGIQYKNATEVTEFILLGLSDNPDLQGVLFALFLLIYMMTLVGNLGMMTLIKIDRSLHTPMYFFLSSLSFVDTSSSSTVTPKMLLNLVAEDKSISFNGCATQFFFFGSFLGTECFLLAMMAYDRYAAIWSPLLYPVLMSGRICFMLVSTSFLAGFGNAAIHTGMTFRLSFCGSNKINHFYCDTPPLLKLSCSDIHINGIVIMVFSSFTVLICVLIVLISYLCILIAILKMPSAEGRHKAFSTCASHLMAVTIFFGSILFMYLRPTTSYSMEQDKIVSVFYTVVIPMLNPLIYSLKNRDVKEAVKKILQKHIL